In a single window of the Zea mays cultivar B73 chromosome 5, Zm-B73-REFERENCE-NAM-5.0, whole genome shotgun sequence genome:
- the LOC103626938 gene encoding anthocyanidin 5,3-O-glucosyltransferase, whose protein sequence is MKQSVVLYPSAGTGHVVPMAELAKVFINHGFDVTMVVVPEFSSQFKRVAAANPSISFHVLPPVSPPPADVAGSGKHPLLSMLKTLRRYNEELERFLCSVTSRQHLHSLVIDMFCVDAIGVAARLGVPAYTFAPSSASALAVLTQVPTLLASSQRGLKELGDTPLEFLGVPPVPASHLNAELLERPEEELCSTVASVFRRGMDTRGVLVNTFQALETRALQALGDPRCVPGKAALPPIYCVGPLVGNSARDPPARAGERHDECLRWLDAQPERSVVFLCFGSMGAFSQEQLKEIATGLDKSGHRFLWVVRRPASSIFDPKRFLGRQPKLDLDAVLPEGFLERTRGRGLVVRSWAPQGEVLQHPATSSFVTHCGWNSVLEGVMAGVPMLCWPLYAEQRMNKVFMTGDMGVAVEMEGYQTGFVKAEAIEAKIRLVMESEEGRELRVRVAARTKEATAAMEAGGSSRVAFAQFLADVRSTRHNVCKL, encoded by the coding sequence ATGAAGCAGTCCGTCGTTCTTTACCCCAGCGCCGGCACCGGCCACGTCGTGCCGATGGCGGAGCTCGCCAAGGTCTTCATCAACCACGGCTTCGACGTCACCATGGTGGTTGTCCCTGAGTTCTCCAGCCAATTCAAGCGGGTCGCCGCGGCCAATCCGTCCATCTCTTTCCACGTCCTCCCGCCGGTCTCCCCGCCGCCTGCCGACGTCGCTGGCTCCGGCAAGCACCCGTTACTCTCCATGCTGAAGACGCTGCGACGGTACAACGAGGAGCTCGAGAGGTTCCTCTGCTCCGTGACCTCGCGGCAGCACCTGCACTCGCTGGTCATCGACATGTTCTGCGTCGACGCGATCGGCGTCGCCGCGAGGCTGGGCGTCCCCGCGTACACGTTTGCCCCGTCCAGCGCTTCAGCCCTGGCCGTTTTGACCCAGGTCCCCACGCTCCTGGCGAGTAGCCAGAGGGGTTTGAAGGAGCTCGGGGACACGCCCCTCGAGTTCCTCGGCGTTCCCCCCGTGCCGGCATCGCACCTGAACGCAGAGCTGCTGGAGCGGCCGGAGGAAGAGCTGTGCAGTACCGTGGCGAGCGTCTTCAGGCGCGGCATGGACACCAGGGGAGTTCTGGTGAACACTTTCCAGGCACTGGAAACCCGGGCGTTGCAGGCGCTCGGTGATCCCCGGTGTGTCCCGGGCAAGGCGGCGCTGCCTCCGATCTACTGCGTTGGGCCTTTAGTTGGCAACAGCGCACGGGATCCTCCTGCAAGAGCTGGTGAGAGGCATGATGAGTGCCTCAGATGGCTGGACGCCCAGCCGGAGCGCAGCGTTGTGTTCCTCTGCTTTGGGAGCATGGGTGCGTTCTCGCAGGAGCAGCTTAAGGAGATTGCCACTGGGCTGGACAAGTCCGGGCACCGGTTCCTGTGGGTCGTGCGCAGGCCGGCAAGTAGTATCTTCGACCCCAAGAGGTTCTTGGGGCGCCAACCTAAGTTGGACCTCGACGCTGTCCTCCCAGAGGGATTCTTGGAGCGGACAAGGGGCCGAGGTCTCGTGGTCAGGTCGTGGGCGCCCCAAGGAGAGGTTCTCCAGCACCCTGCGACGAGTTCATTTGTGACCCACTGCGGGTGGAACTCGGTGCTGGAGGGCGTCATGGCTGGGGTCCCGATGTTGTGTTGGCCGTTGTACGCGGAGCAGaggatgaacaaggtgttcatgaCCGGGGATATGGGTGTCGCGGTGGAGATGGAGGGGTACCAAACAGGGTTTGTAAAGGCTGAGGCCATAGAGGCGAAGATCAGGCTGGTGATGGAGTCTGAGGAGGGGAGGGAGCTCAGGGTCCGAGTGGCGGCTCGCACGAAAGAAGCCACGGCAGCGATGGAGGCCGGTGGCTCGTCGCGTGTGGCTTTTGCCCAATTCTTGGCGGATGTGAGGAGCACTCGACACAACGTTTGCAAGTTATGA